The following proteins come from a genomic window of Micromonospora zamorensis:
- a CDS encoding isocitrate lyase/PEP mutase family protein, with product MTPGETAPAQAPPPLTAGGAATARPADVLRALLGGPSPVHAPGVHDPLTAALAAGAGHRVVHLSGAVCAAVELGLPDLGYLHGTHVAERAARLVPALAGVPLIADADTGYGNPLHAVWTAQRYAAAGVAGLHLEDQVSPKRCGHLDGKELLDIAGATAKIRAIAEAGTGLVLIARTDAYSVAGLDEAIERAGRFADAGADAVFLEGVDTAEELAAVRNALPGVPLVVNRSEAAGVRAFPPDDALGALGVRVVLHPVAPMLAALRAAAAAYAAIGRHGHADAVPRLAWSSFTALVGQDDALTLDRRYA from the coding sequence ATGACCCCGGGCGAGACCGCCCCGGCGCAGGCTCCGCCCCCGCTCACGGCCGGCGGCGCGGCGACCGCACGCCCGGCCGACGTGCTGCGGGCGCTGTTGGGCGGCCCGTCGCCGGTGCACGCCCCCGGCGTACACGACCCGCTCACCGCCGCGCTGGCCGCCGGGGCCGGACACCGCGTCGTGCACCTGTCCGGTGCGGTCTGCGCCGCGGTCGAGCTGGGCCTTCCCGACCTGGGATACCTGCACGGCACACACGTCGCGGAGCGGGCCGCCCGGCTCGTCCCGGCGCTGGCCGGCGTGCCGCTGATCGCCGACGCGGACACCGGCTACGGCAATCCGCTGCACGCGGTCTGGACCGCCCAGCGGTACGCGGCGGCCGGCGTCGCCGGGCTGCACCTGGAGGACCAGGTCAGCCCGAAGCGCTGCGGCCACCTGGACGGCAAGGAGCTGTTGGACATCGCGGGTGCGACGGCGAAGATCCGGGCGATCGCCGAGGCGGGTACCGGTCTGGTGCTGATCGCCCGCACCGACGCCTACTCGGTGGCCGGCCTCGACGAGGCGATCGAGCGGGCCGGCCGGTTCGCCGACGCCGGCGCCGACGCGGTCTTCCTGGAGGGTGTGGACACCGCCGAGGAGTTGGCGGCGGTGCGTAACGCGCTGCCCGGCGTACCCCTGGTGGTGAATCGCTCGGAGGCGGCTGGTGTGCGCGCCTTCCCGCCCGACGACGCGCTCGGCGCGCTCGGGGTCCGGGTCGTGCTGCACCCGGTCGCGCCGATGCTGGCCGCGCTGCGCGCGGCTGCCGCCGCCTACGCCGCGATCGGCCGGCACGGTCACGCCGACGCGGTGCCCCGGCTCGCCTGGTCGTCGTTCACCGCGCTGGTCGGCCAGGACGATGCGCTGACTCTCGATCGGAGGTACGCCTGA
- a CDS encoding aldehyde dehydrogenase family protein, with translation MTQPDLPDLADLVDGVWTPSDAPLGFDLEDPATGAVRRPAAGTPSHRIEAAVAAASAAHEAGSWAALPAPDRADVLDAVAEAVEGVAAEICALESATTGVPIRQTTPLGVILGGSFRLAAAQLRQGPQSQEFQREDGRIAYAERLPWGPAACVVPWNAPAPMAAHKVANALAAGCPTILKPSEYAPHGSQRLAAVVGATLAASGVPAGVFQLVHGGAEAGAAVVGDPRIRAVSFTGGLAAGRAVAAACAYDIKPVQLELGGNNPLVVLPDADAADVARAAVDLLSTLNGQWCRALGRLIVPADRHDEIVAAIADRLAGLVAGAPLDPATDLGPLVHSRHLARVVAARDDLLAHGGTAVTGTTLPAAGPLAGGNFLAPTLVTGVAAAHTGDEIFGPVAAVHPYATVDEAVALANGTSYGLEAYVLGADEEAALAVARRIRAGEVKVNGSSVLSLHLFSPRPAFGLSGYGEEGTAETLRFFTNPRVVGVEGGFALHGRS, from the coding sequence GTGACCCAGCCGGACCTGCCCGATCTCGCCGACCTGGTCGACGGGGTCTGGACGCCCAGCGACGCACCGCTCGGGTTCGACCTGGAGGATCCGGCGACCGGTGCGGTGCGGCGACCCGCTGCCGGCACGCCGTCGCACCGGATCGAGGCCGCCGTCGCCGCCGCGTCGGCGGCGCACGAGGCCGGGAGCTGGGCCGCGCTACCGGCCCCTGATCGCGCCGACGTACTGGACGCCGTCGCCGAGGCGGTCGAGGGCGTCGCGGCCGAGATCTGCGCGCTGGAGTCGGCGACCACCGGTGTGCCGATCCGGCAGACCACACCGCTGGGCGTGATCCTCGGCGGCTCGTTCCGGCTGGCCGCCGCCCAGCTACGGCAGGGCCCGCAGAGCCAGGAGTTCCAGCGCGAGGACGGCCGGATCGCGTACGCCGAACGACTGCCCTGGGGTCCGGCCGCCTGTGTGGTGCCGTGGAACGCGCCCGCGCCGATGGCCGCGCACAAGGTCGCGAACGCGCTCGCCGCGGGCTGCCCCACGATCCTCAAGCCCAGCGAGTACGCCCCGCACGGCAGCCAACGGCTCGCCGCCGTCGTCGGGGCCACGCTCGCCGCCTCCGGCGTGCCGGCCGGGGTGTTCCAGCTCGTGCACGGCGGGGCCGAGGCCGGTGCGGCAGTGGTCGGCGATCCCCGGATCCGGGCGGTCTCCTTCACCGGCGGGCTCGCCGCCGGGCGGGCGGTCGCGGCAGCCTGCGCCTACGACATCAAGCCGGTGCAGCTCGAGCTCGGCGGCAACAACCCGCTGGTCGTGCTCCCCGACGCCGACGCCGCCGATGTCGCCCGGGCCGCGGTCGACCTGCTCAGCACCCTCAACGGGCAGTGGTGCCGGGCGCTGGGTCGGCTGATCGTGCCCGCCGACCGGCACGACGAGATCGTCGCCGCGATCGCCGACCGGCTCGCCGGCCTGGTCGCCGGCGCGCCGTTGGACCCCGCGACCGACCTCGGTCCGCTGGTGCACTCCCGGCACCTGGCCCGGGTGGTGGCCGCCCGCGACGACCTGCTGGCCCACGGCGGGACCGCTGTCACCGGCACCACGCTGCCGGCGGCCGGGCCGCTGGCCGGCGGGAACTTCCTCGCCCCGACGCTGGTCACCGGCGTCGCCGCCGCGCACACCGGCGACGAGATCTTCGGGCCCGTGGCAGCGGTGCACCCGTACGCCACCGTCGACGAGGCGGTGGCGCTGGCCAACGGCACGTCGTACGGGCTGGAGGCGTACGTGCTCGGCGCGGACGAGGAGGCCGCGCTGGCCGTGGCCCGCCGGATCCGGGCCGGTGAGGTCAAGGTCAACGGCTCCTCGGTGCTCAGCCTGCACCTGTTCAGCCCGCGCCCGGCGTTCGGGCTGTCCGGGTACGGCGAGGAGGGCACCGCCGAGACCCTGCGGTTCTTCACCAACCCGCGGGTCGTCGGCGTCGAAGGCGGCTTCGCGCTGCACGGCCGGTCATGA
- a CDS encoding acyl-CoA dehydrogenase family protein, with amino-acid sequence MSTGGRLIDDLTPAEQDRAARVEKVLPALRAAAAQADADGVFPAAHVALLRDAGLLGLVVPQEYGGLGGGLRDLAAATFAMGSACPSTALAFFFHNTSASRGLLPLEAIERGLFDDADVPAVQAFAEKVLTRMAGGVWLANFASEAVKSSSANIAISTTATPASRDGVDGWSLTGEKSFGCATGVADTYLVTARLAGHETADGLALFLVPRDAPGVASRPAWDGIGMRGSANHGIRLDDVFIPADEALTVPGAFVKMLQCSRGSFVGNQLAITAVYVGAAQSVYDDTLTSLTQKTFADTGRPIAESPMHQVIIGNMTERLETAYLWLRRQLLLETSEPPLRPHAEVYRQWRLAKGSICEACFDVAVGALKASGTSGATMNGSVGRALRDLAMGLVMTFPPERGRLEAASSVTSDRSNDLFAAVAG; translated from the coding sequence ATGTCCACCGGCGGACGGCTCATCGACGACCTCACCCCGGCAGAGCAGGATCGCGCGGCCCGAGTGGAGAAGGTGCTGCCCGCGCTGCGGGCCGCCGCCGCGCAGGCCGACGCCGACGGGGTGTTCCCCGCCGCGCACGTCGCGCTGCTGCGCGATGCCGGGCTGCTCGGCCTGGTGGTTCCGCAGGAGTACGGCGGTCTTGGCGGTGGCCTGCGTGACCTCGCCGCCGCCACCTTCGCCATGGGCAGCGCGTGCCCGTCGACGGCCTTGGCCTTCTTCTTCCACAACACCAGCGCCTCCCGTGGTCTGCTGCCGCTGGAGGCCATCGAGCGCGGCCTCTTCGACGACGCCGACGTCCCCGCCGTGCAGGCCTTCGCCGAGAAGGTGCTGACCCGGATGGCTGGTGGGGTGTGGCTGGCCAACTTCGCCAGCGAGGCGGTGAAGAGTTCGTCGGCCAACATCGCCATCTCCACCACCGCCACGCCGGCGAGCCGCGACGGCGTCGACGGCTGGTCGCTCACCGGCGAAAAGTCGTTCGGCTGCGCCACCGGCGTCGCCGACACCTACCTGGTCACCGCCCGGCTCGCCGGGCACGAGACGGCGGACGGACTGGCCCTGTTCCTGGTCCCCCGCGATGCCCCCGGGGTCGCCTCACGGCCGGCCTGGGACGGCATCGGCATGCGCGGCTCGGCCAACCACGGCATCCGGCTCGACGACGTCTTCATTCCGGCCGACGAGGCGCTCACCGTGCCCGGCGCGTTCGTGAAGATGTTGCAGTGCAGTCGGGGCAGCTTCGTCGGCAACCAGCTGGCCATCACGGCGGTCTACGTCGGTGCGGCGCAGAGTGTCTACGACGACACGCTGACCAGCCTCACCCAGAAGACCTTCGCCGACACCGGTCGGCCGATTGCGGAGAGCCCCATGCACCAGGTGATCATCGGCAACATGACGGAACGGTTGGAGACCGCGTACCTCTGGCTGCGCCGCCAGTTGCTGCTGGAGACCAGTGAGCCGCCGCTACGCCCGCACGCCGAGGTCTACCGGCAGTGGCGGTTGGCCAAGGGCTCGATCTGCGAGGCGTGCTTCGACGTGGCGGTCGGCGCGCTCAAGGCGTCCGGCACGTCCGGCGCCACCATGAACGGGTCCGTCGGCCGGGCGCTGCGCGATCTGGCGATGGGACTGGTGATGACGTTCCCGCCGGAGCGCGGCCGGTTGGAGGCGGCCAGTTCGGTGACCAGCGACCGGTCCAACGACCTGTTCGCGGCGGTGGCCGGGTGA
- a CDS encoding flavin reductase yields MSVDSITFRSALAQWPSGVGVVTTVIDGQRHGMTASSFSSVSLNPPLVSVCLGVHLPSHALVERAGVFAISFLGKGQAGIGQRFAGMRPEVTDRFAGLDWAHAETGCPVLANATAWLDCRVVHAYPGGDHTIFVGEVLAASTPRVGAPLLFHSSAWSQLADPLPEKIDIAIGGRLSRLRANTLLTAGFTVRATPGPMIADAFRPGGEDATLAELDQLLRAGHTAVTLVEEADASPVQVRAVLADATVRARRASLRVRLRPQRGLGLVNAMVAMKSGVTGFDTTLSGRASALRTRDLVFLARQLGVSCPRLPANKPEE; encoded by the coding sequence GTGTCGGTCGACAGCATCACGTTCCGCTCGGCCCTCGCCCAGTGGCCCAGTGGCGTCGGTGTCGTGACCACGGTCATCGACGGCCAGCGGCACGGCATGACCGCGAGCTCGTTCTCGTCGGTCAGCCTCAACCCGCCGCTGGTCTCCGTCTGCCTGGGCGTCCACCTTCCCAGCCACGCCCTGGTGGAGCGGGCCGGCGTCTTCGCGATCAGCTTTCTCGGCAAGGGCCAGGCCGGCATCGGCCAGCGCTTCGCCGGCATGCGTCCCGAGGTCACCGACCGCTTCGCCGGGCTGGACTGGGCGCACGCCGAGACCGGCTGCCCGGTCCTGGCCAACGCGACCGCCTGGCTGGACTGCCGGGTCGTGCACGCCTATCCCGGCGGCGACCACACGATCTTCGTCGGCGAGGTGCTCGCGGCCAGCACCCCCCGGGTCGGTGCCCCGCTGCTGTTCCACTCCAGCGCGTGGAGTCAGCTCGCCGACCCGCTGCCGGAGAAGATCGACATCGCGATCGGGGGCCGACTCTCCCGCCTGCGCGCGAACACCCTGTTGACGGCCGGCTTCACGGTGCGGGCAACCCCCGGCCCGATGATCGCCGACGCCTTCCGGCCCGGCGGCGAGGATGCCACCCTCGCCGAGCTGGACCAGTTGCTGCGTGCCGGGCACACCGCCGTCACCCTGGTCGAGGAGGCCGACGCCAGCCCGGTGCAGGTGCGGGCCGTGCTCGCCGACGCCACGGTACGCGCCCGTCGCGCCTCACTCCGGGTGCGGCTGCGGCCCCAGCGCGGGCTCGGCCTGGTCAACGCCATGGTCGCGATGAAGAGCGGCGTCACCGGCTTCGACACCACCCTCAGCGGTCGAGCGAGCGCCCTGCGCACCCGCGACCTGGTCTTTCTCGCCCGGCAACTCGGGGTGTCCTGTCCCCGGCTCCCCGCCAACAAACCAGAGGAGTGA
- a CDS encoding IclR family transcriptional regulator, with product MPSRTSEAKAPAAEDGDGQSRSIAAVERAMDVLLYFGRSGRPDLGVTEIATALDLTKAAVHRILTALRSRELITVDPSTRRYALGHAAVTLGRAYLARTDLRAMAGPELRGLAAETGETATLSLRRGDTRLYVDQVVPDQELRLDVNIGIPYPLHAGSSSKAFLAFVDDDELDVYLERHRLDEITDRTITDPAKLRKELAAIRKRGYATSRGERQPGATSIAAPVYDHDGHVVAVVSVAGPVGRFKPDSPELAKSLLKATGRISAQLGYSGA from the coding sequence ATGCCCAGTCGGACATCGGAGGCGAAGGCACCGGCCGCGGAGGACGGCGACGGCCAGTCCCGCTCGATCGCGGCGGTCGAGCGGGCGATGGACGTGCTGCTCTACTTCGGGCGCAGCGGGCGCCCTGACCTGGGCGTCACCGAGATCGCGACCGCGCTGGACCTGACCAAGGCCGCCGTGCACCGTATCCTCACGGCGCTGCGCAGCCGGGAGCTGATCACCGTCGACCCGAGCACCCGTCGCTACGCGCTGGGCCACGCGGCCGTCACGCTCGGCCGGGCCTACCTGGCCCGCACCGACCTGCGCGCGATGGCCGGCCCGGAGCTGCGCGGGCTGGCGGCCGAGACGGGCGAGACCGCCACGCTGTCGCTGCGCCGGGGCGACACCCGGCTGTACGTCGACCAAGTGGTGCCCGATCAGGAGCTGCGGCTGGACGTCAACATCGGCATCCCGTACCCGCTGCATGCCGGCAGCTCGTCCAAGGCGTTCCTGGCCTTCGTCGACGACGACGAGCTCGACGTCTACCTGGAGCGGCACCGGCTCGACGAGATCACCGACCGCACCATCACCGACCCGGCGAAGCTGCGCAAGGAGTTGGCCGCCATCCGTAAGCGCGGCTACGCCACCTCGCGCGGCGAACGCCAGCCCGGCGCGACGTCGATCGCCGCACCGGTCTACGACCACGACGGGCACGTGGTGGCGGTCGTCAGCGTGGCCGGGCCGGTGGGGCGGTTCAAGCCGGACTCGCCCGAGCTGGCGAAGTCGCTGCTGAAGGCGACCGGCCGGATCTCCGCTCAGCTCGGCTACAGCGGCGCCTGA
- a CDS encoding HpcH/HpaI aldolase/citrate lyase family protein — MERKGAKPLRSYLYVPGDAPDKLAKAAGRGADAVIVDLEDAVPQAGKDAARSAVAAFLRSAPPGVAWWVRINPGRLGHVDAATVVGSGLAGLCVAKAESAAELVALDEVLGAAESAAGSPVGTTPVVPLLESAAAVVAALDIARAPRVRRLQLGEADLRADLGVTLGPDERELLFVRSQVVLASAAVGIEPPVGPVSTDFRDLVALRESTMALRRLGFVGRACIHPAQVAVVNEVFTPAPDEVATAADLVARFDAAVRDGVGVCLDAQGRLVDEAVVRSARRLLALAV; from the coding sequence GTGGAACGGAAGGGCGCGAAGCCGTTGAGGTCGTACCTGTACGTGCCCGGGGACGCGCCCGACAAGCTGGCCAAGGCGGCGGGGCGCGGCGCGGACGCGGTGATCGTCGACCTGGAGGACGCGGTGCCGCAGGCCGGCAAGGACGCCGCCCGCTCGGCGGTCGCCGCCTTCCTGCGCTCCGCACCACCCGGGGTCGCCTGGTGGGTGCGGATCAACCCGGGCCGGTTGGGCCACGTCGACGCGGCGACCGTCGTGGGGTCGGGGCTCGCCGGGCTCTGTGTGGCGAAGGCCGAGTCCGCCGCCGAACTGGTCGCCCTGGACGAGGTGCTCGGCGCGGCCGAGTCGGCGGCTGGGTCGCCGGTGGGCACGACCCCCGTGGTGCCGCTGCTGGAGTCGGCGGCGGCCGTGGTCGCGGCCCTCGACATCGCCCGCGCACCCCGGGTACGGCGGCTGCAACTCGGCGAGGCGGACCTGCGCGCCGACCTCGGTGTCACGCTCGGGCCGGACGAGCGCGAACTGCTCTTCGTCCGCTCGCAGGTGGTGCTGGCCAGCGCGGCGGTCGGCATCGAGCCGCCGGTGGGGCCGGTCAGCACCGACTTCCGGGACCTGGTCGCGCTGCGCGAGTCGACGATGGCGCTGCGGCGGCTCGGCTTCGTCGGCCGGGCCTGTATCCACCCTGCGCAGGTCGCGGTGGTGAACGAGGTGTTCACCCCCGCACCCGACGAGGTGGCGACGGCGGCTGACCTGGTGGCCCGCTTCGACGCGGCGGTCCGCGACGGCGTGGGAGTCTGCCTCGACGCACAGGGCCGGCTGGTGGACGAGGCGGTGGTCCGCTCCGCCCGGCGCCTGCTCGCCCTGGCCGTGTAG
- a CDS encoding DUF4437 domain-containing protein — translation MRAHVELIHENDYIWHVGELPHGEGGVHERRLSTDEEDGSSSLALRFDSDWGRGPGVPHADTEFFVRSGSLIYGGQEIGPGGYLQVPRGVPMDWIKIREGSSVLHWREYGDCGFDVGKAQWSPASARWESAVGEVTVVDSNDMEWTAAPTVGPITPLYIKLLHRDPVTNFYTRLIRAHKGWSDHRLAHHPCYEEFYTLGGKMAYNFGDIDEGTYCFRPAGVKHGHFVAETDIDWIIRSDGELINWYTTDEWVKWGGTATNYHEHDEAPVISTLPVRSRSRGPWSGDGM, via the coding sequence GTGCGAGCGCACGTCGAACTGATTCACGAGAATGACTACATCTGGCACGTCGGGGAGCTGCCGCACGGCGAGGGCGGGGTCCACGAACGCCGGCTCTCCACAGACGAGGAGGACGGATCGTCCTCGCTGGCGTTGCGGTTCGACAGCGACTGGGGGCGCGGGCCCGGTGTGCCGCACGCCGACACCGAGTTCTTCGTGCGGTCCGGCTCGCTGATCTACGGCGGTCAGGAGATCGGCCCGGGCGGCTATCTTCAGGTGCCCCGAGGCGTGCCGATGGACTGGATCAAGATCCGCGAGGGCTCGTCGGTGCTGCACTGGCGCGAGTACGGCGACTGCGGTTTCGACGTCGGGAAAGCACAGTGGAGCCCGGCCTCAGCGCGGTGGGAGTCCGCCGTCGGCGAGGTGACGGTGGTGGATTCCAACGACATGGAGTGGACCGCCGCCCCGACGGTCGGGCCGATCACCCCGCTCTACATCAAGCTGCTGCACCGCGACCCGGTGACCAACTTCTACACCCGCCTGATCCGGGCCCACAAGGGCTGGAGCGACCACCGGCTGGCCCACCACCCCTGCTATGAGGAGTTCTACACGCTCGGCGGGAAGATGGCGTACAACTTCGGCGACATCGACGAGGGCACCTACTGCTTCCGGCCGGCCGGGGTGAAGCACGGCCACTTCGTCGCCGAGACCGACATCGACTGGATCATCCGGTCGGACGGCGAGCTGATCAACTGGTACACCACCGACGAGTGGGTCAAGTGGGGCGGCACGGCGACCAACTACCACGAGCACGACGAGGCGCCGGTCATCTCCACCCTGCCGGTGCGGTCCCGTTCGCGCGGTCCCTGGTCCGGCGACGGGATGTGA
- a CDS encoding isochorismatase family protein, translating to MNGAELSATPGGTARGGRLDADYAGAGFARRLGWGTRPALVLVDPVAAYAVPSSPLFLATAEAALAAMAALVAAARAARIPVAFTAVRYADESCAEAPLFAAKVPALSAFAAGNPLGDFPTQVTPAPGDHIVYKHYASAFAGTALAAWLTAAGVDTVVLGGFSTSGCVRASAVDALQHGFRPMVVREACADRDPGPHEANLFDLDAKYADVVPLADAVARLAGH from the coding sequence ATGAACGGTGCCGAGCTGTCCGCCACCCCCGGCGGCACCGCGCGCGGCGGCAGGCTCGATGCCGACTACGCCGGTGCCGGGTTCGCCCGCCGGCTCGGCTGGGGCACCCGGCCCGCGCTCGTGCTGGTCGACCCCGTCGCCGCGTACGCCGTACCCTCGTCGCCGCTGTTCCTCGCCACCGCGGAGGCCGCGCTGGCCGCGATGGCCGCGCTGGTGGCGGCGGCGCGTGCGGCCCGGATTCCGGTGGCTTTCACCGCGGTGCGGTACGCCGACGAGTCCTGCGCCGAAGCACCCCTGTTCGCCGCGAAGGTGCCGGCGCTGTCCGCGTTCGCCGCCGGCAACCCACTCGGCGACTTCCCGACCCAGGTCACGCCCGCCCCGGGCGATCACATCGTGTACAAGCACTACGCCAGCGCCTTCGCCGGAACCGCCCTGGCCGCCTGGCTCACCGCGGCCGGCGTCGACACGGTGGTGCTCGGCGGCTTCTCCACCAGCGGCTGCGTCCGCGCGTCGGCGGTGGACGCCCTGCAACACGGGTTCCGCCCGATGGTGGTGCGCGAGGCGTGCGCCGACCGCGATCCCGGCCCGCACGAGGCCAACCTCTTCGACCTCGACGCCAAGTATGCCGACGTGGTGCCGCTGGCCGACGCGGTCGCCCGGTTGGCCGGCCACTGA